The window TTCTCCTTGGATAAAAAATCAAAGTAATACCTTCTCCTGAGCCTGCCCCTGAATCATCCCCATCATTCAGGATGCTCATGAGAAACAATCTATCTTACCATAAAAATCTTTGCACTTTGCATTGAATCGTGAAAATTATTAAATAGTCCATAGATATCCGCCTTGCGTGCCAAATGCGGTTGCTTCAGGACAATCTTGAACAGGCCGGACAAAAAAACGGAGGGGAAGGAATTCCCCTCCGTTTCCCAGTTGCTCACTTCCAACTTGATCTTACTCTATGTTTAATATCCGCAGGTACTTCCGGTCTTGTTCGTCGAAATGTACTCCCAAACCGACCCGGATGCGCGGCCCTCAACCAGATGGTTTTTCCACTTGATGCTGCTGCAGGAAATGCTTCTGGATCTGTCGCCATGGCATGTCTTGCATAACGTGTTCAATGGATTCTCGAAGGCAGGATCGCCGCTCACATGACCGAGCTGCAGGATCTCCACCTTGTCCATGGTCTCCCTTGAGACTCGGCCCGATTTGGCATGGCTAGTCCACTTCCCGTTGGTTGACGAGATCAGGGCACGATTGTCACCGTGACAGCGCAGGCAGATGCTGGCGCGCGGATCCGACTCATCCGTGTAGGTGTGCATCCAGGAGACCGCGGCATCGAAGTTGCCGGCGATCGATGTCCCCTGGAAGGTCAGATTGGCCACCGCGCTATCCACACCGCTGCTGTTTGCAATGTGGCAGGCGCCGCACTTGAGCGGCCCATGCGAGCCGTCGGTGTTCATGCCGGCTGCCTGGGCATAGCTGGTCGTGTCGATATTCCCGACGACCGGATAGAGTCCGTGCGTCGACTCGTGGCAGCCCTGGCACGTAATGTCCTGGTGACCACGGGAATAGCGGAACAGCGAGGCCTTCCGCGGGTAGTTGAACGGCGGGAAGGCATTGATGTTGCCGCTCTGCTCCACGTACGGCGCTGCGTGGCAATCCGCGCAGTGAGGTTCACCCGGCGACAACCAGTGATCGCGGCCGTCCGTGGCAGCTGAGAACGGTACTGCTGCCGCTATGCTGCCTTGGCCTTCGGCATTCAATTTTACCTGGGCCGCAGCCACACAATCGGATGTGGTGCAGAAGTCGAGAATGCGGACGCTCGGGTCGCTATCTCCGTCAAAGGTGACCTTGGGCGAACCGGAGGAGAGTATCTCGATCGTGGCCACATTGGCATCCGGATAATCCTGTACATCCGATTTGTTCCAGGAGGCATAGGTATCGTCATTCGTCTTGGGATCGAGCCAGGCAGTGGCCTGCGAGAGAGAGACCCCTGCGGCAAAAGCCACATCGGACAGCGTAGCACCGACTTTAGGCTCCCGAACGTTTCCTGCCTGTCCTGGCGTGGCGTGAACGAGATCCGCCATATTCTCAGATCTCCAGATCTCCTGGCTGAGTTGGCTGTGGCAATTGGTGCACCAGATGCCCTTCCAGGTCCCGGTGTCATTGGCCACATTGGTGAGAAGCCAACTACCGACCGCGTTCAGATGACTCGGTGTTCCCGCGCCGTCCGTGTCCTTGTTTCTGTTGGCGTGTACATCACGATTCGCATAGCAGCCGCCCACGCCATCACGGTTGTCCCCGCTGGCAAAGGCATTCAGTCCGAGTCTGGTGATCGGATACGTATCGTCGACCACTCCATCGGAGCGGTGCGCCGGATGGCAGCCCTGGCACGCGCCATTGCGGCCCTTCGAGTCGGCGAACACGAGGTCCTTGTGATTGTTGTGAATGGCCTCGGTTATCGGCGGGATCAGCGTTCCCGTCGACCCGTGCGTGGCCGACTTAACCACGGCGATCACGTTGTCCGCGTGACACTTCTGGCACATCACGCTTTCATGCCCCAGGCGGATGGTCTGCGTCCTGCCGGACCCGGTGCCCGGGTAATTTGCCGTGAATGACGTCCCGTGCTTCTCGTCGTGGATCGCCAGGATGCTGATCGCCGCTCCCTTCAGCCGTGAATACCAGTCCGAGTCGCCGGCGGCAACGTCAATATTGTAGTACGTGTTCCAGAAAGCCATCTCTTCAGCCACCATCGCCGCAACGCCGGAACGGCCGTTCTGCGGGCTGTTGACCGAGGCGCCGTCGCCGAGCGCGTGACAGCGTTCACAGTTGGGAATATCGATCGGGGCGGTCCCCAAACCAATGATCGGACTGCCATTCTGCAGCACCGGTGTGCCGATGCCGCCCGGCTGGCCCGGATCGTAATTATGCAACTGGGCCTTCATTTGAACAAAAGGCCGGATCGTCTCCTCCGTCACCTTTCCCGGGTCATTAAAAAAACTGATGCTATCCTCAAAAGGAGTCAGCGGCAGGCCCAATGCCTCCCAGATGCGCGGAGAGGTCAGTGTCACCGGCAGGTTCTCCAGCACCTTCATCTGGGTGAAGACCACAGTGCCTTTGTCGCCGGAGAAGGTCAGGACATTGTTCAGACCCGGTGTCGATCCGGGCCCCATGGGGTGGAACGCGGGACCGCTGTTCTCCGGCAGGACCGTTGCGAACTGAACCGCCGAGTTCAAGTTCCGCGAACCCAGGCGGATCTTGTTCTTATCGAGGCTGGTGTTGGCCGTGTTGCCTCCCTCCAGGTCGCTGTAGATGTACAAATGGTTCCAAATCCCGTTGGCATAGTTGTCCTCGGGGTCGGTATAATTGCCGTTCCCCTGTACAACATTCAGCTGGCCGTCGGAGGGGCCGTAAACCAGCCTGTTATTGCTGTCCGTGGCGGCCGCGTCAACCTGCGTGTTCCACATCATCAGCGAGTTGAGTTCAACCTTGCTGATGAGCGTACTCGTCTGCGAAGCGCCGCGTCCGTCGTTCCGGGGCTGGGCATCATGCCAGTAGCGGAGCACATATTTCTTGAAATTGCCGCTGGTATCCAGCGCGAGGTCGCGCACCACGGTGGGCCGTCCCAAAAAATCCAGCCCCACCCTCGGGTCGGCCTGGAGCATCATGGGCTTTGCGCCGACCGCTTCGGTCCTCACTACCTGCGCCAGGATGGAATTGTAGGGCGGAAGCACACAACAATACGAAAACTCGAATCCGGTGCAGTGCATGCCAAGCTCGTAGTTCATCATGATGTTGAAAGCGTTTTTCGGAGGAGTAGTAGTTGATCCTCCTCCTCCTCCTCCACCGCCTCCGCCGCCCGGCTTGGCGCTAAAGCTGTTGCCCGGCAAGATCAGGGCCAACCCGGTAATAAGTACGAGCGCTACCAATGTGCTAGAAATTCTTTTCACGATGTGATCCTCCTTTATTTTGTAAGCAAGAGTGTGGTTTACATGGTTTTTGCAAGGTCATCGGGGCAGGTGGCGCGCGGGCAATCAGAGAATTGACCAAAATTCTGAAACAATGCTTTGCGGATTCAGAAACAAAAGAGATGTCCAATAAAGCCGGTATGGGCAGTGCATTCGCTTTTTGTACGATTCCGTAAAACAAGGTCAGCGCGGATGCATAGAGTGCGCAAACAGGGTGGTTCGGCCGGGACGAGCTGCAGCGGCAAGCGCTCCTCAGAGGGGTAGAAAGAGGAAGAAAGGCAACGATGAAAAACGAGGAAAGTCCAACCGGGAATAGCACGCCATTTTCTAATCTGGACACCGGCGTCAGCGTTCGGCTATGTTTCATACGACCTTTCCGGTTGCCGCATCCGGGATGCGGGACCTCCGTATTATGCGTAAAAAACGCGCCACTACCGCTCAGTTCATCAGCGCCATCACACTATGGTCTTTATAAAATTCGAGGTCCATAGAACAGGTGTGATAATGAGCAAAATGAAAATGAACGGGAAAAAAGCTTGCTGCAATTAAATTGTAACTATTCGGTATGGGCAGATTGTAACTTCTCCTGCCCCGCATAATCCAGTAAATTTGTGTTCACTGGGTCCTGCATGGTGTGAAGAAGTCTTCACATGCAAAATTGGGGCATGAGAAAGGAGCAAACGCAGGGAAGACATGCAGTCCATTCCTGAATGCCGTTAGACCATTCGAAGGATTTTAAAAATTAGAAAACGAAAGGAGTCTGACAAATAAAATGAAGAACGGCGATTGTCACCGGGTGGGATTGAGATGCACTCAAGCTTTCGACAAATGGCTTTCTACGAGTTTCAGGCAGTTCAAAGTCCCCTCGCCTGATGAAGACAGCGAATAGGTTTTGTCCTTGTCCTGTTCGATGATACCGCACTCTTTCAGGATCTTGAGATGAAAGATCACCTTGGTATGGTCCTCAATATCAAGTTCCCGGGAGAGTTCCATGAGCCGCGCGCTCTTCCTCTGTGAGATGAGCTTCAGGATCTTCCGTCTGATGGGGTTCGAGAGGGCGCTGAGGAGGCAATCAACATTTTCGGAAGTGCCGCGCACTTCGAAACGTCCCTCTTCGAGAACGCGCCTGATCGTGGTAAGCAGCGTATCGATCTTGAACGGTTTGGACAGATAGTCGCTGGCCCCCCGCTTTATGGCATCCACCGCGTTTTCAATGGTTGCGAAGGCGGTGATCATGATGATCTTGGACCGCGGCGAGACCCGTCTCAGTTCCGCGAGGGAGTCGATCTTATTCGATTTCGGCATGACCACGTCGAGCAGCACGACATCGAAATCTTCTTCTATCGCCAGCTCGACGGCCTCCCGTGCCGAAGATGCCTCCTTGGTATCGTATCCCGCTTCCTTCAACACAAAGGTGAGGTTCGATCTCAGTTCCCGGTCATCGTCCACGACAAGAATTCGCTTCATGATGCACCTCCGGCCGGAAGGCGGACCGTCACGGTCGTCCCTTTTCCTCCCGTGCTGTCTATCTCTATCGTCCCCCGGTGCTGCTTCACAATGCCGTAGCAAATGGAGAGCCCGAGCCCCGTGCCCGAGCCGGTTTCCTTGGTCGTGAAGAACGGATCGAACACCCGCGAGAGGTTTTCCGGGGGGATGCCGGAGCCGGTATCGGATATCCGTATCTCGACATCGTCGCCCTGCAGCCCGGTGGTAATGAAAATATCCCCGCCCTCGGGCATCGCGTCCGCCGCGTTCGACAGGAGATTGATGAAGACCTGCTCCATTTTGCTCAGATCACCTGTCACCTCCCGAACCGGACCGAGATCGTGGTGAATAACCGTGTCCCGCAGTCTGTATTTCATGAGCGTCAACGCCCCGCGTACTACATCGTTCACATTGAACGGAACAGCCTCGGCATCCCGTTGCCGTGAAAACTGCAGCAGTTCGCGGGCAATGATCGATGCTCGGTCAATATTTTTTTCGACGGCATCCAGCCTTTCAATGACCTGTTGATCCGGCAAGGCCGTCCCGGTCACCCGTTTCCTCGCGGTCTGAATGCCGAGCACGGCATTGGCCAGGGGATTATTGATCTCATGGGCAATGCCGGCCGCCAGCTGTCCGAGTGACTGAAGCTTTTCGGACTGACCAAGTCTCAGCAATTGATAGGCCAGCTTTTTCTGCGCTTCAACTTCGAAAATAGTCATTGCCTTGATGATGAAGTAGGTGATAAGAACGGCAGAGAGTCCGCGCAAGATCTCGACCGGAACACCGACAACCGGCAGCGAATAATGAGAATGAATCACGCCGGCAAAGACGCCGTAGAAAATAAAGATGATGCCCGCATGACGAAGTTGCAGCGAACCTGGTCCGCTGAGGTCCTTGATCTCGCGTGAATAGGCGATCAGGCCGTAAGCCGCGGCAAGAGCGCCCGCGAGACCAAAGATATTCCTGCCGATGAGCTCCGCGCCCTTCAGAAAATCGACACCGGGAGAGAACCCGCGGTGGAAGAGAAAGAGCAACCATGCGAGGAAGAGCCCCGTTGAAAACAATTTCATCGGTCGTATTCGTCGCAGGGTCGTACCGATGAGGGAGAGACCGAACCGCAAGAGAAAAAAGAACGAGAGAACGGTCATAAATGCCGTGATCAGCGCGAGTGTGGATATCTCCTGCTGCGAAAGGCGTTCGCCCCCCATTAATTCATACAGTTCCAGCCACTCATGGGCGCCATGGGTAAATCCGAACATCCCCAGAAGCCACAGGTTGCCGGCGAGCTGCAGATCACTCGACTCCATGTTCTTTAAGGCAATCGAGACGCCCAACAGAAAAAACGCGCCACCGTAAAATAAATAGATCGGATATTCAAGCGGAATATTTTCAAGCAAGGTAAACATGTCGGCAATGGATACGATACTGCGCTCTGAGAGATGGTCCCTGAGGCTGTCAGTTGATCCGTATTGCAGTATAACCTGTCAGATCACATCTGTCCAGATGGTATTTCCCTGACGGGGAAAAACCGAGCTCCGTCCGGACCGGACGGATCAGACGGGCTTTCAGGATTGACAGGCCATGATTGGCAGGTGAATGGGATCAGTAAAAATATCCCTGTCGGGTTTCCGGTAGTAGGGGCACCGCTGTTCCCGGCACCCGTGCGGATGCCTGTCGCTGTCTTTGCAGACGATCGGGGTTTTCTCCACGGGAAGCAGGATGCCGAACCGTTCCGCAAAGATGGTGACCGCCTCCGCAAGCGCCGCGCGCACATAGGCCTTGCAGCAGCTTGGCCCCGTAAGTTCGGCGACTGCCTGCGAGACCTTGATCACCGCGTTCATGGTGATCCTCTGCTCCGTATCCGAGCCGCACCGGGAACCGAGGAAGACGGAAAAGCACGCGCCGATGGCCGGCGCGATACCGCACATGCCGGTAAGCCCACAGTAACCGCTCACGGCCTGCCTCGCGGTCCTGTCGAGCACTTCGCGGATGTCCGCATCCGTGATCTTGCCTTTCCCATAGGGAGAGTTCTTGAGCGCCGCCATCAGAGCCCCCGCGGCAATGTACGCATGCTCGCATCCGAGCATGGGAAGGTTCGGATGGCCCATCATGAGCTCGGCTATCGCGACGGGATCCTGCAGTTCCGTCGCAACGATCACACCCTCGATCAACTGCATCGCGTCCTTGCGGTGACACGCCTCACAGCTGAAATGCCCTTCCGGACATTTGACATGCCCCTGTTCTGGTGCCCCGCAATAGATGCACACAAGGTTTTCAGAATGGTGCAGATATTCAAGCGCTGAACCGCAGACACTGCAGTTTTCGGTTTTTTTCGTTACATTCATAGTATAGTATATATACCACAGATAACGGCTGGTTTCCATACCTGCTGTTCATGTCCTTTGCTTGACTTTCCCGATGCTTTTGCGCTATGGTAACTTTGATGGACGCGTAATACGTAAAATTTAACCGCTGAAGCACAGAAAGCGCAGAGAATATCCTGAATATTCTAAAGTGCATTTTTCCGTGTCTCCCTGCCATGACTTTGTCGCCCATGAACGAGAAACGCACGATCATCGCAGAGCAACTCAAGCGGCTCCTGGTCGACTCATCGCCTATGATCGAGGACTATACCCGGGAGGTCTGCCCGGTCTGCGCGGAGGTTTGCTGCCGGCAGAGGCACGGGATGTTTCGGGAAAACGACAGCGTGTACCTGCATGCGCTGGGAGTGGAAGTGCCGCCGCGCGATCAGGGGAGACCGCTCGAAGGGCCTTGTGAAGCGATGGGCCCGCGGGGATGTGTTCAGCCCAGATGGATGAGGCCGTTCAAATGCACCTGGTATTTCTGCGAACCGCTTCTCAAGGCACTGAACGACGGCCCTTCCCGAAAGGCAAGACAACTGTCCGCCCTGCTCCAGAAGATGACGGATCTTTATCGTGAACTGGGGTAAGGAGGTCATGGATTAACAATGGATGCACTTCTCGCAACAGCATACGCACGTATTGCCTGATATTTTGACGCGTTATTTCATAACTTCAAAGAGTCTTCAATGAAAATAACGGGGTTGACATCCCTGTGCATTACAGGTAGTATCTCGGAAAAATCCGGAAGGGACACCGTATGGCCATAACCTACAAAGACGCGGGCGTTGACATCGATGCAGGCGACCTCTTCATCGAGAAGATAAAACCGTATGTAAAATCCACGTTCAGGCCCGAGGTCATGACGCACATCGGCGGGTTCGGCGGGCTCTTTGCCCTCAAAAAATACAAGGCCCCGGTCCTCGTTTCCGGCACCGATGGTGTCGGCACCAAGCTCAAGATCGCCTTCCTCACGAACCGGCACGATACCGTTGGGATCGACCTCGTTGCCATGTGCGTGAACGACATCGTCGTCCAGGGCGCGGAGCCGCTCTTTTTCCTCGACTACTTTGCCACGGGCAGGCTCAAGCCGCAGGAGCACGCCGACATCGTCAAGGGCATCGCGGAAGGCTGCAAGCAGGCCGGCTGCGCGCTCATCGGCGGCGAGACCGCGGAAATGCCCTCCTTCTACGCCGAGAACGAATACGACCTTGCGGGCTTCGCGGTGGGCGTCGTTGAAAAGCAGAAGATCATCAACGGATCAAAGATCAAGCCGGGCAACGCGCTCATCGGCCTCGCCTCTTCAGGACTCCATAGCAACGGCTTTTCGCTCGTGCGCAAGGTCCTGCTCGAAAAATCCGGCTACGGCATGAACGACACCCTGTCCGAGCTGGCCAACCGGCCCCTGGGCGAGGTACTGCTGACGCCGACGAGGATCTACGCGAAATCAGTGATGGCACTGATGAAGGACTTCGACATCCACGGCATGGCGCACATCACCGGCGGCGGCATCACGGAAAACACACCGCGCATGCTCCCGAAAGGAACGCAGGCCCTCATCCGTAAAGGGACCTGGGACATTCATCCCATATTTCCCCTGGTCAGGAAAAAGGCCGGCGTAAATGACGACGAGATGTACCGGGACTTCAACATGGGCATCGGCATGATCCTCGCCGTGCCGGCCAAACAGGCGGACGCGGTGATGAAGAAGGCAAAGAAACTCGGCGAACAGGCGTATCTCATCGGAGAGATCGTAAAGGGCAAGTCAATTGTGAAGTACGAGGAGAGATAGGGTTCAGGGTTCTCGGCGAGGATTCTTCATGAAAAAAGTAAAACTTGGCGTTCTCGTATCCGGTCGCGGCTCAAACCTCCAGGCCATCATAGACAATATTGAAAATGGTCTTCTCCCGGCCGAGATCGTTGCCGTGATCAGCGACCAGCCCGATGCTTATTCCCTCGAGCGCGCACGAAAGCACAACATCCCGGCCATCCATATAAGCGCTATCGGGTTCAAGGGGAAACGGGCCGAATATGACGCCTTGCTCGTCAAGGAACTCCAAAAGAACAATGTGGAACTTGTTTGTCTCGCCGGTTTTATGCGAATCATCACACCGACCCTCATCAAGGCTTTCCCCAACAGGATACTGAATATCCACCCCGCCCTCCTGCCGGCCTTCCCCGGTCTCCATGTGCAGAAAGCCGCGCTGGACCACGGTGTTAAGTTCTCAGGCTGCACTGTCCACTTTGTTGAAGAAGGGATGGATACCGGCCCGATCATCATCCAGGCTGTAGTGCCGATCCTTGACAACGATACTGTAGACAGCCTTTCGGAACGCATCCTGAAGCAGGAACACAAGATCTATTCCCGGGCCATCCATCTGTACGCCGAGGGCAGGCTGAAGATCGATGGAAGGCGGGTCTTTGTAACTGACGGGAGAACAGACTCTGACGAATTTTTGTTGAATCCCTGATCCTGACAACTTTGACGGCATCGGGAAAATCGTCATACCCGCGAATACGGGTATCCAGGGGTCAAGAATCTGCCTGAAAAAACTGGATTCCCGTTTGCACGGGAATGACGGAATATGTAAGATTTAGACTTTTTACAAGCGTATAAACCTTGGATGAACCGTTTTCGGTCAACCTATTATTTATTAAGAGATTTAAACTCTCCCCCTTTTTTCATGTTCACCCCTTCTTTGCGTCCTGGCGACTCTTCACGAAAACAGCTATAATAGAGTACAGACCATCAACATATCCTCAACCAAAACACGAAAGAACCATTTATCTTCTTTTATAAAAAGCCTTGACGCCTTTGTAACTGAAATTGAATTGCTCTTTGGCGTAGAAGCGGATTTATTAACCAACCAACTAATTAATTGATTTATAAGGTTTAATTATTTTTCATGTTTTTCAGTGATTACGCCTCTCATCATTGAACTGATGAACTGACGAATCCATAAGTTATTCTTGACAATGACGGGTGAAAAATGTATATATTAAGAGTTTAGAAACTATGCAACTAAGCATTTGGGCTTTCTATATTCATGGTTATTAGACTGGAGGATAGTATGAAAGATAAGAGATTTTGGTCACCCTATGTCGCCGGGATATGTCTTGGTTTGACCCTTTTAGCGACGTTTTACATCGCGGGACGCGGGCTGGGAGCATCGGGGGCCATAACCCTCGTGACAGCCCAGAGCACCTATTCTGTGATTCCCGACTTTATCAGCCACCTGACATATTTTGAACAGTATATAACTCCCCTCGCTCCACTCATAAACTGGAATCTTTTTCTACTCGGCGGCCTCTTTGTGGGTTCGCTGGCGAGTGCCTCGCTGTCCGGGAATTTCAAGGTACTGCTGGATAGGGGCAAATCCATGAGCGTGAGAAATCGGCTGTTCACCTCGCTCGTGGGCGGGATGCTCATCGGTTTTGCGGCGAGGCTGGCCCGCGGATGCACCAGCGGAATCGCCCTTTCGGGAGGCGCTCAACTCGCGGTGTCAGGGTGGATCTTTGTCATCTCAATGTTCGCGGCCGGCTTCATCATCGCCGCATTATTCAGGAGGTTATGGTCATGATAGGTCCCTTTGAAGTTAGTCAGCAAGTCAGTCTCGGACTGGCCGTTATATTCGGCCTTTTCTTCGGTCTGTCTCTGGAACGGGGAGGACTGGGAAATCCTCATAAACTGACCGGGGTCTTTTACCTCCGGGATTTTTCGGTACCCAAGGTAATGTTCACCGGTATCGTTGTCGCAGTAATAGGCCTGTATCTGCTTATCGATCTCAATCTTATAGACATGAGTAAGTTCTGGATCGTGCCGACGTTCTTCTGGCCGCAAATCGTGGGTGGAGCGCTGTTCGGAGTCGGCTTTGTCGTGAGCGGATACTGTCCCGGCACGGCTGTGGTAGGACTGGCCTCGGGACGGCTTGATGCGCTGGTAACGATAATCGGGGTCGGGGCAGGTTCCCTTCTGTTCGCTGTACTCTTTCCTGTCCTCGAGGAATTCTACGTGTCCTCGGACATGGGTGCGGCAACGCTGCCGAAGCTCGCGGGAGTGAACCACTGGGTGATCATTCTTCCCGTCATTGCTTTCGCAGTCGGGATGTTCCTTCTCATGGAGTGGTATGAGAAGAAACAGGACAAGGCCCGGGCATAGAACGCGACGCAAAGCGTTTTCAAACAGCGTGAGAGATCACGCTGCCGTAAATAGTCTTTTTTTAGAACCACGCATTCAACTGACGAGCAGTGTGTTGATCTCACCACGATCAGCACACTGCTCGATTTTTTTTGACCCTTCAAAACACCTATCCTGTTGACATTCTGCACAGATATCTGTACAATTATTGGTACAGGAGGAGGTGCCATGCTTAAAGAGATGAAAAACTATTCCATGAGCGAAGCGAGAAATGAGCTCACCGCCATGCCGGAGAAACTGGAGAAAAAGCACAGCGCCGTGGCCATTACCCGCCGGGGTAAGCCGGTGCTTGCTGTCATGCCGTGGGACCTTTTCGAGTCAATCATGGAAACCCTGGAAATACTCGGCGATGAGGAAATGACCGCCGCCCTGCATAAAGGGATCGAAGAGATCGCCGCAGGCAAGGGAGTGGCATGGGAAAAGGCAAAGCGGGAACTGGCGGCATGAGCTACAAAATCATCATTGCACGGACAGCCCTGAAAATGCTCAAAGACATTACCGACAGGCGTGTGCGTGATCTTATTGTCAAGCGTATCGATGATCTCATTGAAGAACCGGAGAAACAGGGGAAACCGCTTGTTGCGGAATTATCCGGCTACCGGAGCCTTCGGGCAGCAGGGCAGCGTTACCGGATCGTCTATCGCGTGATGAACGACAAGATCATGGTCTCTATCGTTGCGGTCGGGATTCGCAAGGAAGGAAGCAGCACGGATATTTACAACCTCGCCAAAAAGCTGATACGTCTGAGACTTTTCAATCCTCCCGAGTAACTGTTTTGCTAAGAGATTCCTGGTGAGAGACCTAACATGGGCTTTATGCCGTCTTCGCAAGAATGATCCTGCCGATTTCCTTCTTTGAAGAACCGAGGGCAAAGATCGACCGCACGATAAGGTCAAGCGACACGGACGATTCGGCACGCTCGATCTTGGCCACCCGCGACTGGCTCGATTTTATCTTCTCCGCAACCTGCACCTGTGTAAGGTGCCTTTTCTTTCGCAGTTCCTGAAAATAATTCGAAAGAGCGAGCTTCATCTCAATATACTCTTCCTCTTCACGGCTCAATTTGAGAAAGTCAGTCACTGAACCGACTTTCCAACCTTGCTTCTCAAGTTTTTTGATTTTCTCTTTTTTCACGGCTATCACCTCTCACAGCTGTCATAAGAAATAATTCTTTTCTTACAGATATCGATTATATTCTTCGG of the Nitrospirota bacterium genome contains:
- a CDS encoding DUF5714 domain-containing protein produces the protein METSRYLWYIYYTMNVTKKTENCSVCGSALEYLHHSENLVCIYCGAPEQGHVKCPEGHFSCEACHRKDAMQLIEGVIVATELQDPVAIAELMMGHPNLPMLGCEHAYIAAGALMAALKNSPYGKGKITDADIREVLDRTARQAVSGYCGLTGMCGIAPAIGACFSVFLGSRCGSDTEQRITMNAVIKVSQAVAELTGPSCCKAYVRAALAEAVTIFAERFGILLPVEKTPIVCKDSDRHPHGCREQRCPYYRKPDRDIFTDPIHLPIMACQS
- a CDS encoding helix-turn-helix domain-containing protein encodes the protein MKKEKIKKLEKQGWKVGSVTDFLKLSREEEEYIEMKLALSNYFQELRKKRHLTQVQVAEKIKSSQSRVAKIERAESSVSLDLIVRSIFALGSSKKEIGRIILAKTA
- a CDS encoding type II toxin-antitoxin system RelE/ParE family toxin — encoded protein: MGKGKAGTGGMSYKIIIARTALKMLKDITDRRVRDLIVKRIDDLIEEPEKQGKPLVAELSGYRSLRAAGQRYRIVYRVMNDKIMVSIVAVGIRKEGSSTDIYNLAKKLIRLRLFNPPE
- a CDS encoding type II toxin-antitoxin system Phd/YefM family antitoxin: MLKEMKNYSMSEARNELTAMPEKLEKKHSAVAITRRGKPVLAVMPWDLFESIMETLEILGDEEMTAALHKGIEEIAAGKGVAWEKAKRELAA
- the purN gene encoding phosphoribosylglycinamide formyltransferase — encoded protein: MKKVKLGVLVSGRGSNLQAIIDNIENGLLPAEIVAVISDQPDAYSLERARKHNIPAIHISAIGFKGKRAEYDALLVKELQKNNVELVCLAGFMRIITPTLIKAFPNRILNIHPALLPAFPGLHVQKAALDHGVKFSGCTVHFVEEGMDTGPIIIQAVVPILDNDTVDSLSERILKQEHKIYSRAIHLYAEGRLKIDGRRVFVTDGRTDSDEFLLNP
- a CDS encoding YeeE/YedE family protein; protein product: MIGPFEVSQQVSLGLAVIFGLFFGLSLERGGLGNPHKLTGVFYLRDFSVPKVMFTGIVVAVIGLYLLIDLNLIDMSKFWIVPTFFWPQIVGGALFGVGFVVSGYCPGTAVVGLASGRLDALVTIIGVGAGSLLFAVLFPVLEEFYVSSDMGAATLPKLAGVNHWVIILPVIAFAVGMFLLMEWYEKKQDKARA
- the purM gene encoding phosphoribosylformylglycinamidine cyclo-ligase, coding for MAITYKDAGVDIDAGDLFIEKIKPYVKSTFRPEVMTHIGGFGGLFALKKYKAPVLVSGTDGVGTKLKIAFLTNRHDTVGIDLVAMCVNDIVVQGAEPLFFLDYFATGRLKPQEHADIVKGIAEGCKQAGCALIGGETAEMPSFYAENEYDLAGFAVGVVEKQKIINGSKIKPGNALIGLASSGLHSNGFSLVRKVLLEKSGYGMNDTLSELANRPLGEVLLTPTRIYAKSVMALMKDFDIHGMAHITGGGITENTPRMLPKGTQALIRKGTWDIHPIFPLVRKKAGVNDDEMYRDFNMGIGMILAVPAKQADAVMKKAKKLGEQAYLIGEIVKGKSIVKYEER
- a CDS encoding ATP-binding protein, translated to MFTLLENIPLEYPIYLFYGGAFFLLGVSIALKNMESSDLQLAGNLWLLGMFGFTHGAHEWLELYELMGGERLSQQEISTLALITAFMTVLSFFFLLRFGLSLIGTTLRRIRPMKLFSTGLFLAWLLFLFHRGFSPGVDFLKGAELIGRNIFGLAGALAAAYGLIAYSREIKDLSGPGSLQLRHAGIIFIFYGVFAGVIHSHYSLPVVGVPVEILRGLSAVLITYFIIKAMTIFEVEAQKKLAYQLLRLGQSEKLQSLGQLAAGIAHEINNPLANAVLGIQTARKRVTGTALPDQQVIERLDAVEKNIDRASIIARELLQFSRQRDAEAVPFNVNDVVRGALTLMKYRLRDTVIHHDLGPVREVTGDLSKMEQVFINLLSNAADAMPEGGDIFITTGLQGDDVEIRISDTGSGIPPENLSRVFDPFFTTKETGSGTGLGLSICYGIVKQHRGTIEIDSTGGKGTTVTVRLPAGGAS
- a CDS encoding YeeE/YedE family protein; translation: MKDKRFWSPYVAGICLGLTLLATFYIAGRGLGASGAITLVTAQSTYSVIPDFISHLTYFEQYITPLAPLINWNLFLLGGLFVGSLASASLSGNFKVLLDRGKSMSVRNRLFTSLVGGMLIGFAARLARGCTSGIALSGGAQLAVSGWIFVISMFAAGFIIAALFRRLWS
- a CDS encoding response regulator — protein: MKRILVVDDDRELRSNLTFVLKEAGYDTKEASSAREAVELAIEEDFDVVLLDVVMPKSNKIDSLAELRRVSPRSKIIMITAFATIENAVDAIKRGASDYLSKPFKIDTLLTTIRRVLEEGRFEVRGTSENVDCLLSALSNPIRRKILKLISQRKSARLMELSRELDIEDHTKVIFHLKILKECGIIEQDKDKTYSLSSSGEGTLNCLKLVESHLSKA